In Papio anubis isolate 15944 chromosome 17, Panubis1.0, whole genome shotgun sequence, the following are encoded in one genomic region:
- the OGFOD3 gene encoding 2-oxoglutarate and iron-dependent oxygenase domain-containing protein 3 isoform X2, with the protein MLSFRILKCYSTKKDRSPRGVQRLWQRPWLRTAGLGAGLVLTALLLWSNLGAEDGVTEVLARRGEVVAGRFIEVPCSEDYDSHRRFEGCTPRKCGRGVTDVVITREEAEQIRSIAEKGLSLGGSDGGASILDLHSGALSVGKHFVNLYRYFGDKIQNIFSEEDFQLYREVRQKVQLTIAEAFGISASSLHLTKPTFFSRINSTEARTAHDEYWHAHVDKVTYGSFDYTSLLYLSDYLEDFGGGRFVFMEAGANKTVEPRAGRVSFFTSGSENLHRVEKVHWGTRYAITIAFSCNPDHGIEDPAFP; encoded by the exons ATGCTTagttttaggattttaaaatgttacag CACCAAGAAGGACCGATCCCCGCGGGGGGTGCAGAGGCTGTGGCAGAGGCCGTGGCTAAGGACTGCGGGCCTAGGGGCTGGCCTTGTGCTCACCGCACTCCTGCTCTGGAGCAACTTAGGGGCCGAAGACGGGGTCACAGAGGTCCTGGCCCGCCGTGGCGAAGTCGTGGCAGGGAGATTCATCGAGGTGCCCTGCTCTGAGGACTACGACAGTCACCGCAGGTTTGAAG GCTGCACCCCCAGGAAATGCGGCAGAGGTGTCACCGATGTTGTCATCACCAGGGAGGAAGCGGAGCAGATTCGCAG CATAGCTGAGAAGGGGCTCTCCCTGGGAGGATCTGACGGAGGG GCATCCATTCTGGACCTGCACTCAGGGGCCCTGTCTGTCGGGAAGCACTTTGTGAACCTGTACAG ATACTTTGGGGATAAAATACAGAACATCTTCTCAGAGGAGGACTTCCAGTTATACCG ggaggTGCGGCAGAAGGTCCAGCTCACCATCGCCGAGGCTTTCGGCATCAGCGCGTCCTCGCTGCATCTGACCAAGCCCACCTTCTTCTCCCGCATAAACAGCACGGAGGCACGGACGGCGCATGACGAGTACTGGCACGCGCACGTGGACAAG GTGACCTACGGCTCCTTCGACTACACCTCGCTGCTGTACCTCTCCGACTACCTGGAGGACTTCGGCGGAGGGCGGTTCGTGTTCATGGAGGCGGGCGCCAACAAGACAGTGGAGCCGAGAGCCG gCCGCGTCTCCTTCTTCACCTCGGGGTCCGAGAACCTGCACCGGGTGGAGAAGGTCCACTGGGGCACCCGCTATGCCATCACCATCGCCTTCAGCTGCAACCCCGACCACGGCATCGAGGACCCAGCGTTCCCGTAG
- the OGFOD3 gene encoding 2-oxoglutarate and iron-dependent oxygenase domain-containing protein 3 isoform X1: MAPQRRAATKAPESNGAAERRNRSSTKKDRSPRGVQRLWQRPWLRTAGLGAGLVLTALLLWSNLGAEDGVTEVLARRGEVVAGRFIEVPCSEDYDSHRRFEGCTPRKCGRGVTDVVITREEAEQIRSIAEKGLSLGGSDGGASILDLHSGALSVGKHFVNLYRYFGDKIQNIFSEEDFQLYREVRQKVQLTIAEAFGISASSLHLTKPTFFSRINSTEARTAHDEYWHAHVDKVTYGSFDYTSLLYLSDYLEDFGGGRFVFMEAGANKTVEPRAGRVSFFTSGSENLHRVEKVHWGTRYAITIAFSCNPDHGIEDPAFP, from the exons ATGGCGCCTCAGCGGAGGGCCGCAACCAAGGCGCCCGAGAGCAACGGAGCGGCCGAGCGCCGGAACCGGAGCAG CACCAAGAAGGACCGATCCCCGCGGGGGGTGCAGAGGCTGTGGCAGAGGCCGTGGCTAAGGACTGCGGGCCTAGGGGCTGGCCTTGTGCTCACCGCACTCCTGCTCTGGAGCAACTTAGGGGCCGAAGACGGGGTCACAGAGGTCCTGGCCCGCCGTGGCGAAGTCGTGGCAGGGAGATTCATCGAGGTGCCCTGCTCTGAGGACTACGACAGTCACCGCAGGTTTGAAG GCTGCACCCCCAGGAAATGCGGCAGAGGTGTCACCGATGTTGTCATCACCAGGGAGGAAGCGGAGCAGATTCGCAG CATAGCTGAGAAGGGGCTCTCCCTGGGAGGATCTGACGGAGGG GCATCCATTCTGGACCTGCACTCAGGGGCCCTGTCTGTCGGGAAGCACTTTGTGAACCTGTACAG ATACTTTGGGGATAAAATACAGAACATCTTCTCAGAGGAGGACTTCCAGTTATACCG ggaggTGCGGCAGAAGGTCCAGCTCACCATCGCCGAGGCTTTCGGCATCAGCGCGTCCTCGCTGCATCTGACCAAGCCCACCTTCTTCTCCCGCATAAACAGCACGGAGGCACGGACGGCGCATGACGAGTACTGGCACGCGCACGTGGACAAG GTGACCTACGGCTCCTTCGACTACACCTCGCTGCTGTACCTCTCCGACTACCTGGAGGACTTCGGCGGAGGGCGGTTCGTGTTCATGGAGGCGGGCGCCAACAAGACAGTGGAGCCGAGAGCCG gCCGCGTCTCCTTCTTCACCTCGGGGTCCGAGAACCTGCACCGGGTGGAGAAGGTCCACTGGGGCACCCGCTATGCCATCACCATCGCCTTCAGCTGCAACCCCGACCACGGCATCGAGGACCCAGCGTTCCCGTAG